The candidate division KSB1 bacterium genomic interval ATTCACCCGCTACAGATCGAGCCCATTCACAAAGCCTTCAGGCCGACGCCTGATCAGAGCGAGCGGGCGCGTCAGATCGTAGCCGCCTTGGAGGAGGCGGAGCGACGCGGCTCAGGGGTAGCTACCCTGGGAAGCAAGATGATCGATGCGCCGGTGGCCGCCCGCGCACGCAAGATCCTGCGCCTGGCGGAGGAAATGGGGTTGCTGGAAGAGGGAGCGCCATGAGGATGATCGAGAACGCCGTTGGTCGTCTGATTCCCGAGGAGATCGATGGCCGGAAGCTCCGGCCCTTCATGGGCGCCCGTGCCGATCAGGGGGGAGGGCGAAAGGCGGCGCCACCGATCCCCGCGGCTTCGAAGTACGGCAATAAGCTGCTCAAATCCCTCGACGAGGCCATCGATGCCTGCGGGCTGCGGGATGGCATGACCATCTCCTTCCACCACCACCTGCGGGACGGGGATTACGTGGTGAACATGGTGATGGAGCGTCTGGCCGCCCGTGGCCTTCGGGACCTTGTGCTGGCCCCCTCGGCGCTTTTCCCCTGCCACGAACCCCTCGTAGGCTATATCGAGAGCGGGGTGATCGACCATATCGAGGGCTCAATGAACGGGCCGGTGGGGCGAGCCTGTTCCCTGGGAAAGATGAAACACGTCTGCGTGCTCCGCTCCCACGGAGGACGGTACCGGGCCATACAGGATGGCGATCTGCACATCGATGTGGCCTTCATTGCCGCCCCCTGTGCCGACCCCCACGGAAACGCCAACGGGCTCTATGGGAAATCGGCTTGCGGGCCCCTCGGTTTCGCCCTTGCCGATTCCCTCTACGCGGACAAAGTCGTGGTTATTACCGACAATTTGGTTCCCTTCCCCTGCTACCCATGGAGTATTGAAGGCGGCAATGTGGACTACGTGGTCACCGTGGACTCGATCGGGGATCCGACGCGGATCGTGTCGGGCACAACCCAAATCACCCGCAGCCCCACACGACTTCTTATCGCCAAGTACGCGGCCCAGCTTGTGTATGAAAGCGGGATTATGCACGAGGAGGGATTCTCGTTCCAGGCGGGGGCAGGCGGGATCTCGCTGGCCTTCACCAAATTCCTTGCGGAGTACATGGAAAGAGACGGAATCGTCGCGGCCTTCGCCCGA includes:
- a CDS encoding citrate lyase ACP, translated to IHPLQIEPIHKAFRPTPDQSERARQIVAALEEAERRGSGVATLGSKMIDAPVAARARKILRLAEEMGLLEEGAP
- the citF gene encoding citrate lyase subunit alpha: MIENAVGRLIPEEIDGRKLRPFMGARADQGGGRKAAPPIPAASKYGNKLLKSLDEAIDACGLRDGMTISFHHHLRDGDYVVNMVMERLAARGLRDLVLAPSALFPCHEPLVGYIESGVIDHIEGSMNGPVGRACSLGKMKHVCVLRSHGGRYRAIQDGDLHIDVAFIAAPCADPHGNANGLYGKSACGPLGFALADSLYADKVVVITDNLVPFPCYPWSIEGGNVDYVVTVDSIGDPTRIVSGTTQITRSPTRLLIAKYAAQLVYESGIMHEEGFSFQAGAGGISLAFTKFLAEYMERDGIVAAFARGGSTQYLVEMLRKGLVRYILDGQSFDLVGVESLRDDPRHIETNPFVSYNYHSKGCFASMVKVAVLGATEVDLDFNVNVNTHSDGWLLHGIGGFTDAADAHITIITAPLVRSRLPIIVEKVTTVTAPGEMIDAVVTERGIAINPRRQDLLDRLKRSKLPIVPIDRLYKMALDITGRPEKPQFTDRIVALIEFRDGTVIDVVRQLVPRES